The Helianthus annuus cultivar XRQ/B chromosome 16, HanXRQr2.0-SUNRISE, whole genome shotgun sequence genome includes a window with the following:
- the LOC110892777 gene encoding protein FAR1-RELATED SEQUENCE 5-like, producing the protein MSSSNSADNISKWEERVCINSGRKFFKPKVSGSITPAVGMFFKSFDEAFAFYQRYALAAGFSARKNTSWKNGDGLVKIRYIVCSKEGFHVSKEIDSGSVENSKKIVRRNRGSKRVGCNAHVKLILENNNMYKIYYFEEEHNHIFVEDEDIHFLPAARSIDYVKESFISGLSAINIGPVKAFNIMKTMYGGFGEVGASKVDCKNYRRDLNLYIGEYDAEMVVRRLIRKKECCPGFTCDYVIGEDRRLKGLFWADEQSKKNYTVFGDIFGFDATYKSNKYDLVFVPFTGIDNHYRNVTFGGALLGSETADSYRWLLRCFVNAFGSEPKVVVTDQDAAMKRAIKDVLSRSRHRLCMWHIWEKLKTKVGPVLSANTDFNTRMTHVVWNDTISPEDFETEWHSIMSTFGLENHEWLKDMYDLRFDWIPAYYHGEDLAGLMRTTSRCESENYFFGQICNPRCTLVEFFTHFETAMDIQRHEHRRNDHDTRYIESKPWSDFVLEKQASEIYTKNNF; encoded by the exons ATGTCTTCTTCAAACTCTGCTG ATAACATTTCCAAGTGGGAGGAACGTGTATGCATAAACAGTGGAAGAAAGTTTTTCAAACCTAAAGTCAGTGGATCCATTACACCTGCTGTTGGAATGTTTTTTAAGTCATTTGATGAGGCTTTTGCGTTTTATCAGAGATATGCACTTGCTGCAGGTTTTTCTGCAAGAAAAAATACCTCTTGGAAAAATGGTGATGGTTTAgtgaaaataagatatattgTCTGTTCAAAAGAAGGATTTCATGTTAGCAAAGAAAtagattctggttcagttgagaaTAGTAAAAAGATTGTTAGACGTAATAGAGGTTCAAAAAGAGTTGGATGCAATGCTCATGTGAAATTAATATTAGAGAACAATAATATGTATAAAATCTACTACTTTGAAGAAGAACATAATCATATCTTTGTGGAAGATGAAGATATTCATTTCTTGCCGGCTGCACGAAGTATCGATTATGTGAAAGAAAGTTTTATATCTGGATTGTCAGCAATCAATATTGGACCTGTTAAAGCATTCAATATTATGAAAACAATGTATGGTGGTTTTGGTGAAGTTGGTGCTAGTAAAGTTGATTGTAAGAATTATAGAAGGGATTTGAATCTTTATATCGGAGAGTATGATGCAGAAATGGTAGTTAGGCGTCTTATTAGGAAGAAAGAATGCTGTCCGGGTTTCacatgtgattatgttattggtgaagatagaagattgaaaGGGCTTTTCTGGGCTGATGAgcaatcaaaaaaaaattatacagtTTTTGGTGACATATTTGGTTTTGATGCTACTTATAAATCAAACAA GTATGATTTGGTTTTTGTTCCATTTACTGGTATTGATAATCATTATAGGAATGTCACATTTGGTGGTGCATTACTTGGTTCGGAGACTGCAGATTCTTATAGATGGCTTTTAAGGTGTTTTGTTAATGCTTTTGGAAGTGAGCCTAAAGTTGTTGTTACTGATCAAGATGCTGCAATGAAGAGAGCTATTAAGGATGTACTTTCAAGAAGTAGGCATAGGTTATGTATGTGGCACATATGGGAGAAATTGAAGACAAAG GTTGGTCCTGTTTTGTCTGCAAACACTGATTTTAATACAAGAATGACTCATGTTGTTTGGAATGATACTATTAGTCCAGAAGATTTTGAAACTGAGTGGCATTCAATAATGTCTACTTTTGGATTGGAAAATCATGAGTGGTTAAAAGATATGTACGATCTTCGATTTGACTGGATTCCTGCTTATTACCATGGAGAGGATTTGGCTGGTCTTATGCGTACTACTTCGAGATGTGAAAGCGAGAATTACTTCTTTGGTCAGATTTGCAATCCAAGATGTACACTTGTTGAATTTTTCACTCATTTTGAGACTGCAATGGATATTCAAAGGCATGAGCATAGGAGGAATGATCATGATACAAGGTATATTGAGTCTAAGCCCTGGAGTGACTTTGTATTGGAGAAACAAGCATCAGAAATATACACCAAAAACAATTTTTAA
- the LOC110894774 gene encoding receptor-like protein kinase FERONIA, with product MRTPEHFTCFLLLVSVIHAANYGPTDRIFLNCGANGEISDDDGRKWTSDMNASSSVGNSLASDAATQKPSVPTTPYMSARIFQSEFTYSFTVSSGRKFVRLYFYPADYAKHVAKLGVFSVDIGPYSLLRNFSAFETATNLNYDFFSKEYSVNTGSGGDLNVTFTPDPNTPDSYAFINGIEIVPHPDDIYSSKGFTLVGASGSFGIDNTTALENVYRLNVGGQTISASGDTGLFRRWGDDTPYIYGSAIGIPVAADQNVTISYPSGFPDYVAPVEVYKTARAMLPNPQANLGFNLSWYFDVDTGFTYLVRLHFCEIAPDKTKPNQRVFEILINNQTAEAAADVILWASESKVPVYKDYGVFLPLGSPRQDLWLALHPNTYMTPMDYNAILNGIEIFKVNTSGGNLAGSLPNPIPSQPIIDPSRVLPLSKSDHKGGIIGGSIGGGLAGIVFVSLVVCFLSHKGKRQKNQNSSDRTSNWLPLSLYGNSDATAKTYGSYAPSNLGRHFTFAEIKDATNNFDEDRLVGVGGFGKVYRGEIDGGTTKLAIKRGNSLSGQGVNEFRTELEMLSKLRHRHLVSLIGYCEENSEMILVYDYMAHGTLREHLYKTQNQPLTWKQRLDICIGAARGLHYLHTGAKHTIIHRDVKTTNILLDENWVAKVSDFGLSKTGPAMDHTHVSTVVKGSFGYLDPEYYRRQKLTEKSDVYSFGVVLFEILSARPALNLTLSKEQVSLAEWALHCHKKGILDEILDPYLRGKVSPECFTKVAEIAVKCLADEGIRRPSMGDVLWNLEFALQLQESAGEGSVEMENDETPLNGKSKDFNESVTDSTSITSQSLASVDSNGLTPSAVFSQIMNPNGR from the coding sequence ATGAGAACGCCGGAGCATTTTACGTGTTTTCTACTGCTTGTTTCTGTGATTCATGCTGCGAATTATGGTCCAACCGATAGGATCTTTCTAAATTGTGGTGCAAATGGAGAAATTAGCGATGATGATGGTAGAAAATGGACCTCTGATATGAATGCATCATCATCAGTGGGAAACTCCTTAGCTTCTGATGCTGCTACCCAAAAACCTTCTGTTCCTACAACCCCTTACATGAGCGCCCGCATATTTCAATCTGAATTCACTTACAGCTTCACGGTATCATCTGGAAGGAAGTTTGTCCGCCTTTACTTCTACCCTGCGGATTATGCTAAGCATGTTGCCAAACTTGGGGTCTTCTCTGTTGATATTGGACCGTATTCCCTTTTAAGAAACTTTAGTGCATTTGAAACTGCCACCAATCTCAACTATGATTTCTTTTCCAAGGAATATTCTGTAAATACTGGATCCGGGGGGGATTTGAATGTCACATTTACTCCTGATCCAAACACTCCTGATTCATATGCGTTTATTAACGGGATTGAAATTGTGCCTCACCCAGATGATATCTATTCCTCCAAAGGATTTACGCTGGTTGGTGCCTCCGGGTCTTTCGGCATTGACAACACTACTGCACTTGAAAATGTATACCGGTTAAATGTTGGTGGACAAACTATTTCAGCTAGCGGGGATACTGGGCTCTTTAGACGATGGGGGGATGACACTCCTTATATATACGGTTCTGCCATTGGGATTCCTGTAGCTGCTGATCAGAACGTTACAATCAGTTATCCTTCAGGGTTTCCAGATTATGTTGCACCAGTTGAAGTGTATAAAACAGCTCGAGCCATGCTTCCAAACCCACAAGCCAACCTTGGGTTCAATCTGAGTTGGTACTTTGATGTTGATACCGGTTTCACATACCTGGTTAGGCTCCATTTTTGTGAAATTGCTCCAgataaaacgaaacctaaccaaAGGGTGTTTGAAATTTTAATAAACAATCAGACCGCAGAGGCCGCTGCAGATGTTATTCTTTGGGCATCAGAGAGTAAGGTTCCTGTTTATAAAGATTATGGGGTGTTTCTTCCACTTGGGAGTCCAAGACAAGATCTCTGGCTAGCATTGCATCCTAACACTTACATGACACCGATGGACTATAATGCCATCTTGAATGGTATCGAGATCTTCAAAGTAAACACGAGTGGTGGAAATCTTGCGGGATCACTTCCAAATCCAATACCAAGCCAGCCCATCATCGACCCCTCTAGAGTGTTGCCACTTAGTAAATCAGATCACAAAGGAGGGATAATTGGTGGTTCCATCGGTGGTGGACTTGCAGGCATAGTTTTTGTTAGCCTTGTTGTTTGTTTTCTTTCCCATAaaggaaaaagacaaaagaaTCAAAACTCGAGCGACCGGACCTCTAATTGGCTACCACTTTCCTTATATGGAAACTCGGACGCTACCGCCAAGACGTATGGAAGTTATGCTCCTTCAAACCTTGGTCGCCATTTTACTTTTGCAGAGATTAAGGATGCCACCAATAACTTTGACGAGGATCGACTTGTTGGCGTTGGTGGATTTGGTAAGGTTTATAGAGGAGAGATCGATGGTGGAACGACTAAACTCGCTATCAAAAGAGGAAACTCACTCTCTGGCCAAGGTGTAAACGAATTTAGAACGGAACTCGAAATGCTTTCAAAGCTTCGGCATCGTCACCTTGTTTCTTTAATCGGTTACTGTGAAGAAAATTCTGAGATGATCCTTGTATATGATTACATGGCTCACGGAACACTAAGAGAGCATCTTTACAAGACGCAGAATCAACCGTTAACATGGAAGCAACGACTTGATATATGCATAGGTGCAGCACGCGGCCTACACTATCTTCACACGGGTGCCAAACACACCATCATCCATAGGGATGTGAAAACAACCAACATCCTCTTGGACGAAAATTGGGTTGCCAAAGTGTCGGATTTCGGGCTATCAAAGACGGGCCCTGCCATGGATCACACTCACGTAAGCACAGTTGTTAAGGGTAGTTTCGGGTATTTGGATCCTGAATACTACCGGAGACAGAAGTTGACCGAGAAGTCAGATGTGTACTCTTTTGGAGTTGTGCTTTTTGAGATATTATCTGCTCGGCCTGCCCTGAACCTGACACTTTCAAAAGAGCAAGTGAGCTTAGCAGAATGGGCGTTGCACTGTCACAAGAAGGGCATTCTTGATGAGATTCTGGACCCGTATTTGAGGGGGAAAGTTTCACCCGAGTGCTTCACGAAAGTGGCAGAAATCGCTGTCAAGTGTCTTGCTGATGAGGGGATACGTAGACCATCAATGGGAGATGTTCTTTGGAACCTCGAGTTTGCTTTGCAGCTTCAAGAGAGCGCAGGTGAGGGATCAGTCGAAATGGAAAATGATGAGACACCGCTGAACGGAAAGTCAAAGGATTTCAATGAAAGTGTGACGGACTCGACAAGCATCACTAGTCAAAGTCTCGCGAGTGTCGACTCGAATGGCTTGACACCAAGTGCAGTTTTCTCGCAGATTATGAACCCGAATGGACGTTAG
- the LOC110894775 gene encoding thioredoxin H-type: protein MGVCLSKYHDDDDESNHQAEFAGGNVTLVTTKDAWDQKLSEANREHKIVIANFSASWCGPCRMIAPYFIELSLNHTTLMFLSVDVDELPEFSTQWDIKATPTFIFLRDGDQVDRLVGANKPELLKKISGIVNSQPPPPPACSDM from the exons ATGGGAGTATGCTTGTCTAAG TATCATGACGACGATGATGAGTCGAACCATCAGGCTGAATTTGCTGGAGGTAATGTGACACTTGTCACTACTAAGGATGCTTGGGATCAAAAGCTATCAGAAGCAAATAGGGAACACAAAATA GTAATTGCCAACTTCAGTGCATCCTGGTGCGGGCCATGTAGAATGATCGCACCATACTTCATCGAGCTTTCTCTGAATCACACTACTCTTATGTTTCTATCAGTGGACGTTGATGAATTACCA GAATTCAGCACACAATGGGATATAAAAGCGACTCCAACGTTCATATTCCTTAGAGACGGAGACCAGGTTGATAGGCTTGTGGGAGCCAACAAACCGGAGCTCCTAAAAAAGATAAGCGGTATTGTCAATTCCCagcctcctcctcctcctgcttgTTCTGACATGTAA